CGGTTAAattatttggatattttacacacaaaaatactaaaagcaaaataaaagatGGGTGGTTGGGGTACGAGGGTTAAAATTTGGGATATATTGATGagaaataatttttctttttaacgaaattatagatttttattctcggattacatatatatataaaaaaataggattTCACATTCGTCGACGGATTCCTAATAGGAAAAAGTATATCAACGAAAAGGTCCAGTATGCGTATTCAAACTAATTTCCGTTGACTATCAAGCAtggattaatttaatagttataaaaatagcggggtgtataaatcaatattttatacactaaAAATGGCGAGTGCGGCAATGTTTTTGTacgaaaatctaaattattatatcgaGAACCCAACCGGTAAGTagcttaaaaaattaagaatacagtccaaataaattcaaaacaattaatatttttgaaatattttgtcaattattggaaaaaaactcaatttttttcaagaattaggaaaaaatggttttttttctttgagtTTATTtcgaaagtttttatttatctccatataaatgttattgtgtCTCTAAACACAATAACACTAATACgaagtaaaagaaaattaacaattattaagttttattagcgAGCGTTTGAGTCAACGCGCCTATAACACCAGTATAAAGATTTGATTGAAATCTCTTCAAGACAAAAATTAGCTTATAATTGACATAGCATGGTTcgtttaaacatattaatttaaaattgatatctcTATTAATGAAAATACGCTTGCAAACACGGCAGCATTTATTGTGATGGGCGAAGACATACATTATCTGCATCCCAAATTTTACTCAAAACGCTGTAACAGCTGTCTTCTGCCCATAATAAACATAAGCAACGATTTCCatagttcttattttttttatctaaagttTCATCCCCATggtgatgaattttaaattttccttaCTGACTATTTATGTCTAAAAGATTcttgtgccaaatttcatcttGATAGACCCACAGCCTTAGTTTAACTCCTTGTATCAGTcagtcattataaaattttattaagtaaattgattaatattctatttgattataatagacattctgacatttattattttgggtcattttattaacaaaatttatacaaaaacagtCAAGGTAAGGAACAAAgtgaatatgtaattattatttttaatttatgataataataacccGACGTGAATATTAAACTATCCGGGTTTTACCtagtcattatatacaaaaaacaggccgagaaatgcaaatgaaccgagaagGCTAATTTTTCAATATGTTGTAGAGAGAAAagaaaagcttaacttgaaaTAGGCGATCTCGATTTCCTATGTGCGTtcgccgccatcttgaaaaaagcgttgtttttctttttttacgaTAACTCAGCTGTGCGTTTGCTGTTGCTTTATTTACGCCCTGCAATTTAGgttctatacatttttaacctGCCCATGATAGTTGAGATTGAGATATCGAGGGCAAAACTGAAAAACAAAattgcttaataatatatacgagtaCTGTTATATAAGTAGATCAGATGGCACAACATATTTATGGCGAATTTCAATCGCTTTCTTTCTAAGCCTTTTAATCTAAAAATCAGCCGCTTTTTCGTCAACAGCCGGCATTGATTTATTAAGGTTTAATCCCCATTTTCACGAAAAGATTacgaaaaaaaatccttaaaattataaaaaagatatctTGCAAGAATAGGGTTGAAGGTTCTTTCAGTAGttttacttaacatttaaatgtatgtaaatattaccAATTCGGAGggcaatttgaatatttatttctaattgtttcaatgtttttgaagaagaatataaacaatataataatataaattactgatagatatacttatgtaataaCTAAATACTATTCAAAAACATGGATATACTTTTGCGAATTTAGTGATAAAAGTTCACCCAAAACATTAAccaaaaaattacataacaaaattttgtaaaaaatgtttttttttttatcctccGTGacgaataatattgttatacatttttggagatACAAATACTGACTGTGTGTGTGACTGATTATTATTCATGACAGCAATTTTCTCCCTTATATACTTGAGCATATCCCTAAGTCTGTGCGAATATTTGAGAGCTATTGTTTCATTATAGGTATAATGTGTTCATTTTTCTGcaagatatttttgtttcaacatTAAATTGCATAATATCTttcgataattattaatttcaaagtgTAATGTATAATATCGATATAGGTATAAATTACTCGATAAAGGATTATAattgtagatgataaaaagtgtGGAGTTAATATTCATTGTTTTCCATGAGAGATAAgcaataatttaagtattgtgTTTAATAATCTACGTAACTAATTTTCGGAAAGGAGTAACtataagtttcttgccggtgtttctcggtagaatctactttccgatcGGTGGTGAAAAAGTACTCAAAAAAGAGCattctttgatttgatttgacatactttttaattttcagttcCAGAAACAAAAGATTGGTTCATGGCTGGTAACCCGTTGAAAGTTATCATATTACTAGCATGCTATCTGCTCTTCTGCTTACGTCTGGGCCCCTGGTATATGAAACATAGGAAACCATATGAGTTAAGGAACGTcatcaaaatatacaacatatttcAAATTCTCGTCAgtctctatttattttatgaggtAAGGATTTATGTAGAACTTACAtgctttatataatactaaggTTGAtggcaattaaatattattaaaatatatttattactagtcGTGTATCTGCTGAGGTATGCCATTGGAAACAGTATTCACAAGcaaaagatttttaaagtattagaatttttttggtgatgtatactttaatttttattattacccgTGTTCCGTGAACAAAAAAGAAACGAGTGCAACCCTGCTAACAAAAATTGTCTGAAATTAATAGACATTATATCGTGGAATTTTAATACCTTGACTTCATATTTAAGTGCAAACCGTTATAGGTCATTGGTCTAAAATTCCAAACTAAAGGGCAgcttttattagtataaaataaatatttaaatgataaatggaGTACTATTATTTGGTATTAGGGTTTTGTGGTAACCCGTCTGGGGCCAACGGATCACCACGTATTTTACAGGTACAAGgaccataacatcttagatcccaaggttggtggcgcgttggctatataaggaatggctaatatttcttacggctgGTTATTATGCGTATGTGTGCTGGTTACCACTAACCATTATGTGGTCTATTTACCCGTCCACCAACTTATACTCTAAAAGTATACGTAAAAgtacaataattacaaaatatatgtagacTCTATTTCAtgtgttgaaattttattaaaaaactaagctgagctaaagatataataattatttaaacttaaaatgtttACTGAATTTTTCAGCCAGAAatattaatgaacattttctCTTTCTTCTGaagtcaattataatataatatttatacaacttACATAACCACTTActactacttatatatatacaataatttgccgtcataaaaaatgtacttttaaattatttttcttgttacagggaacaatttacatatttttcacaGATTTCAACTTTTACTGCAAAGGTGTAGATGGTGTAGATTCACCGTCAAGATTAagggtgattttttttaaattttattcgatttatcacaaaataaataaggattATCTTTCTGATGAGACGATACAGTAATCTTATTCCATTATATCCatacaaaatgtgaaaataattaaaagacattTGACGAATAATacacgaatttaatttaattacattccaTTACATATTTGGATTTATACATAGATCCAGATTATACTAAAGTGTAAAAACCAACGAAAATAGCGACAATATAATAGGaatgaactttaaatttaaaaatatttttcaaatgtacTCGTACAGGCCtaattgaattaagtatatgCAGACTATTTTTCTTATGCGTTATTTTATACTACTTAAAAGTTTATTGACTTGAGCAATAGTCGACGTAAATGgagtttgtttttgtattgtagtatatattgtatattaacacAGTTTTACATTCTTCCAGGTAGCAAAAGCAATTTGGTTATATTACATTGTGAAAATAATCGATCTTATGGACACGGTATTTTTCGTGCTTCGAAAATCAGACAGACAAATTACGTCACTTCACGTCCATCATCACACATTGATGCCGATTGCTTCATGGGTGGCTCTAACATTCTTTccaggtaaaaaaatattatattaatgatattatactaatttatttatgtatattgtacgtTCTACGCAATTAAGTAGGTTTTAACAAATACTCCATTCTACTTCCCAAATACCTGGGAATTTTTATCCACCTACATCTACTTTATGTTTATCAACGTTtcctatttttgtttttttttttattatttattacaatagcaTGAAACAATCAAAGAGATTTTGTTATTGTAgattttttgaattttctttaatgtctttggaaaattttattgaaattgttgatTTCTGATTTCTGTGATACGAACTGTGTTGACAAGAATTTTGCTGATTATTGTGGATGATTCTAGTTATGCTTGTATTTGAAGAATATTGATATTACGTGTGTATTCAGTTATAGTATAGCTTAAAGTTCTTCGTCACTATTGTcacttagtaaaaaaaaaaaaaattagatttaatttttttttttgactttaCAGGAGGTCAAGGCGTACTTATAGGATATATCAACGCTTTGGTGCATGCTATTATGTATACTTACTATCTACTCGCCGGTCTAGGAGATAAGTACAAGAAATATCTCTGGTGgaagaaatatttaactatgCTGCAATtggtaaatcaattttattatcatgtcaataattaaaatttaaagcgatgaaactgcgaagcgctaatacttatttaaaaatattatatactaaaacctccaAATCGCGATTACCTTCTGGTATAAGTTGTATGCATGTATATCGGAAGATATGCCTTCAATATGTGGAATGTGTTGCCCCACATGTGCTCAAACTGAGCTTATGATTGGCGGGTACTTCACGTCACATACaattgcaaaatattattaactccAAATAGTTTTGATTTCAAAAATCAAGAATCACTATCAATTTGAGGACAAATCGTATCGATTTTAGGCACCGGTTAATAGGAAATTCAATtggtatatctattttaaacaatttaaatacttatttttggcGATTTATCCTTCCGATGTACTAAATATAGTGATGCGTAACGAAGTAATAAGCTGAAATGTTATCGATACAGTTATTATCattcctatatttttaaaatacatttcttaaaggcgTTAGTACTTTCTGTAGTTTTCATAACATATCGTGATTTTATGTTTCTTGTCAACCTATTTACATgatgtttatttcatttttaataacagacctttaaacaattataagaatatttagtaaattaaatatatcagcaATACTAGGCTTgcagttttgaaaaaaatagacCATAGCCCACGGCACTAGGCCAGCACTGGTTTAAGGCAAAAAGGCTGGAAAAGCCGAAGTAGGTGCTATAATCGATTTTACTCGTTGTATTACAATAGTCTCCATACTAGACTAACGTTTCTTAtgcattattattacaaaataacgtaaacgttaaaataacacaatgtCCATGGAGTTacgtaataaattgaattatatctaAGTAAAGTCGCATGTCctgattaattattcataagaataaacattattctatatttattattttttatttgtttcagataCAGTTCACGATCATTGTAGTTCACAATGTCAATAGTTTATTCTACCCTTGTTCCTTCCCGTTTGtgttaaaattactttgtatatTCTATGGAGTAGTATTCCTAAATATGTTCggaaaattttactattataactacgttaaaagtaaaaatgataaagatgtaaaaaatgtaccaaataaaataaaaaaatcagttgTAAATAAAACGCATTAGTGTTCAATTAAGCTATTGATACCACctagttaaataaatgtatgatatttattaaaatatttatcaacagtagagattttttttaattttaaactagtttACGCTCCGATGTAAACCACCTCACCTACAGTTTCTGTAACACCAATCAAAGTCAGGTtaacaaattgaattttaatcgtCATTGGATAATAGCAGTTGATAATGTTAAACGTGGCTTTTAAAATGAGCGTTCAATATctcaacattattatttctacaataCTTACCTCCAACTTTCTGAAACGTTGATTGCTCAATGAATTAATCTGACTTTATCACATAACACAACTAATAGAGCAAAAGGTTGAGCGTTCTGTATTAATTCTGACGTTCTGTATTAGTTCTGTTTGTGTTTCTGAAAGTGGAGGTTGCTTACGTACATATTTACAGTTCTTTCCGAAACACGGTACGTATAACACTGACACAATGATGATAACAACATTATCTGTATTCATAATTTTGAGCAAGGCTATGATAGACCCatacttggcacccatttagatctcacttattttgtcgttgaagtcaacaaccaaggtatatgtcataatattgaacttggctatcatttttacatttatgtttttgatgggatatcactactttatgtatataaattattagtaggtacttattaataacaaaattaatacaaaatggtttttgttaaagtattctattttcctacgtttacggggtataatggTCTTTTTTGTAATACGTTCTAGATTTTCTtatacctctgaaatgttcgagtgaattgcccattcagtgtccggttttttttacgcgttttttgtttatacttaatttggtcAAGTCGGGGtcgtataacgtgcgcagacggttgtactctacaatagagctctcttgtgccttgatttgacttggacctaaattgataagatgtactccatctaaggttttaactctgaaGAGGCCAACGTAACCCtgctctttactaaatatagaggagcctatgtcgagaaGAACACTATCAAGGCGAAAGCATTGTCATTTGGggatagtagtagaatatgctaggCAAacagagaattgtttcctttgagcAAATTCATTACTTAATCTCtgaaacttggttttgacttctagttcgcagattaaattatgtttaaattgaattgttattttacgtgcgctattgctgttgtcgacgtcccaatgtaccttctctatttttccattggacccattcaccagtcctttgctgacatcagcatgcttgctcgatactattcctccaagcaataaggatctcCGTATGGAGCGCTAGAGTACATACTTAAATCatcccagttacgatatacatactctactacagtctcaccaaaacctattttttgttgtatactagtatactcaaacaaagaatatgcaatcaaatagactaggcagcttccatcagAAGGCATTGGAATAATTGTTTTGAGCGCGGTTGTCACTCGCTCGGACACGTCTGCATCACGGTtttatcgcaacgctcctatcccgctgttccggcgtcgcgtcgcgcgccgtgtaccaaaatgcctattattattcttttttaaagtatgtacctataatgattttgcaccattgatgtgcgcgaaatgccagttaataacgtaataaatacgaaagtcgactATTCTcgtaagtactaaaacggaaatatttggatgtaaaaaaattaaggatgaTATTCAACTCGTtgtatattcacgtgaagaccttaaaaatccacattaagattGGCTGTCACAAGTTTTAATTGctggtttttaaatatttttttaaagttactattacattacaggaactaagtatataagtgttcttaatagacccaataaaatgaaaaattataataaaatgataaaaaaaaatcagtttcagattttttcctttgtattggcctaattatctacctgcatgccatagtttctaggtcacctggaagtaggttatagttttgatctataggtcagttatgataaaaatgtcgatttttagacgttaatatctaaataaccatttaagatgcgtttatgaaatttggaacacaaatGTATCTcacgagtctcaatatatgagcctgaatttgacacgtttatgtcaaatagtttttgagttatgaggaggtcaaaagtggctccaaatagTTCGTGtaattacacacggtgctgctcgccagttctgttatttgtacttggctgacacgctaccgcgtgtctagacacggtgctgctcgccagttctgttacttgtacttggctgacacgctaccgcgtgtctagatgatGTTAAACTcttcttctgattttccataacacaagtgctttagctacttacattgggatcagagtaatgtatgtgatgttgtccaatatttattatttattattaatgatctcCCATTCtatgttgatattatttgtGACTTTGTATTGTTTGCCGATTATTACTCTTTAAATTTGACagaaaaaaacacttattatgataatgtaaaaaaattattatcactaaAATAGAATTGGTTCACAACTAATAATTTGTTTCGTCATTTGAGATTCATAGCTTCAATGGAATTCTCATTTATCATCTGTTATAGACAAACCCAAGCAGGCGAGCCGGGAGCATACGAATTAAGATATATTCGAGGAAGTAAGACAACTTACTGACATTAATACTGCTCATTTGGTACATTTCAGTTGTCTTCATAGAATCATGTCTTATGGTATTATTTTGGGGTtatgcttctaacttaaaaataatagtcaCTCTGCAAAGACGTATGGTTTGAGGGACCTTCGGGATGTTTAGGATAAAATAGGAATACTTACGGTAgcgttacaatatatttacaacagacCCATGTATACCCATAACAATGTAGATAGTTTTGGTATAAATAGtgacaaatattgtataaacacgAGCAGTAAAGATAATCTTGCAAGACCGAGCTTTCGACCTTAAAAAGTTAGTACTTCCTTCTTGGACAGGATATtcgattatacaaaaaaaatccactgaacattttaaatttactttgaactttgaaaatttggaaaaaacggggaaaaactattttaaaaaaactgcGCAAGAAAATTCACACGAGCACATGATGCGCAAGAAAAGACGTTGCGCTTGCCGGCGGGAGAGGGGGAGGCGGTGTTTGCTGACCGCTGGATTATATAAGTGGGTGTCACCtacataattattcttattaggTTAGGTTTTTGTTTACTAAAACATACGGTTACTTTacctttttatgtttaaatatcgaaatgattaaattttttttttttttttaatagaaattattcacatgttttatatatatctatttaatattttgtattttttgcgtTTTCTGAAGGCATTCTAAAGTAATACctttgacatatattttatccaatTCACGTATCAGAAGCAGGTATAAATTATTAGGTACCTATTTATTcaccttacatttttttttcttaattacgAGATACGGTTTGGTTAAGTTTTAATTTCCTGCATTCTTTCTTTTATCTTATTCGTCACTATAAAGCCTAGAATAAGAACTCAGCTTTCTCGGCAAACTGCTATTGCAAAGCGGCTGCGATTTTTGCGCAGCAATGAAACAGTCGATGAAAATATCCATAAGTAGGCTATTCAACGAGCGATCAGTGAACAAAAGCGTGCTATGTATCCCTAACAAGCTTTTGTTCGGTGTACCGAATACAGGAATCAAGTGCTGAACGTTTTCAATGCTTGGCCTCACAAATTTCCCGAACTTTGGCAAACCACAAACAGTAATCAAGCACTGAACGTTCTAAACGTTTGGCCTCTCAGAATTTGACAAACTGCGAACGAGAATCAAGCGCTGAACATTCCCATCGATTAGCACAGCAAAATTCACGATCAGCAAGGAATAGAACTCGCAGGCAAcgtaatttattgatttctgcGTTTTCTTATGATTGTACCCTTGACTATGCTGAGCtaaatgatattgatattggcagaatgtataaaatatgcaaCTTATGTACAATCAAACGCTTTCTTAAAATCAAAGTATGCTACATCATGTAACGGActgtactatactatttacataaatacgtgagaatgaattattgttattttaatacattttttttatataaaacataacatcggtcgcagctccacctaccgggtccaatataagccgtccgtagactcagttaagcacatattaaaatttaatcaaaattggtcaaattgTTTTgaagagtttacatacatgcatacatacatacatatatagaattatatgtcatatatagaaacataaaaacatacatacaaataaattcatgagattgcatagtaaatgtatacatatacatggaataattgacaaaaagtatgtactgggcgatgcatactgatagtagagggctacctcggtgactattaattatgaaatttaaatcaagtatattaacaaatagcaataaggctataaataatgattgaacttctttcaataataattaatttgtaaaataactaaacatattgcttgtcaactttgtcttccatgttgcagattcttgtaaaccgtaagcggagcaagttgtagcgatattatattgtaaaactgtgacgatcgacggatgtaagttcgtatagcggtcgaaatcaataatcttcatgtaaaactgtgacgatcgacggatgtaagttcgtatagcggtcgaaataaatactcttcatgtaaaactgtgtcgatcgacggacgtaagttcgtaaaccggtcgttctaaaactccacaattattatcagtaaacagatccaagtttggtataactgtttgatacgatcacgacgacaacgatctaatgatgttgatgttttaagatttttattgttaaataacaaaacctttataatatatttgtactatgcacatgcaaaatgatcgcgcacgagtactgtactgaatatactctggtggattcttgatgattcgacgcgtggtctgaggctgtgtggctcgaccgagagtcgctgcattagtgtccctcgtggcgatgtcgtcttgaatttgcttaggtgatgcagttgcgaggtgtgatgttactgtataacgtcttcggcgatacggtagtgtccctccttctgttaccaatgaggctgcctacgtgagatagtttcggggtttgaggttactgtataacatctttggcgatacggtaatgtccctcactctgtcttaccgggttactagagtagtgtatgtgctatgtggtactgagctatggctggttgacgttacgatgtcgttattgatgtctctcatcaatcggtagtaccagaatcacgaccgaatgttgcagggcgttgcggaggctgtaataatgctgaagtgatacgttcatgcagtgaaggacccaaataatggatttcatccaggctggcatcactatacatatatggcgcactaatcgctttatacgagaagtgtcgtttgtagcaaaatgttcgtccttttagggacgcctccttagcccagtgttaaggatattataagaaatattgtagtaggacacctagtttagtaataagactgcgtatatctctttgaagttgattatcacatgcaaataatgatctgagttcaaagctggtttaagtaatcgattgtcgggtgtgtgcctgttgtagagttaagtatatccactgtatagttatagatttaagtaaaacgtgatacgcgaagcgtttataaggtttataagctagttaaaaaaacgttcgatttagttttaagtcttagttataagtcttagatataagtcttagttataagaaagaatacgattatacgtttatgatacatgatatatatattcatactttataacctactacggtagaaaatttagcaaattatgctaaatccacttaaatgattcctacgcggttatctatgagtttaattgaatattattccactatgtttggaattaatacgtattatcttacgataaaacgacactctgcgacagtggatatagcaacgaataacgttgtgcttgcattaggccgcctgatggtcgtgcacttgaactggtatgagaaacagtgatttaatgcaatgataatccagggttaaacccattgactacatatttcctcagctatgactgattgactatttatgggactttgatccttatttttattattattgttgtagcattggatactttataaacaccgcagttacgactgtgaaacccactggaccacggtctagtttgttgatttatttttaagtctaatcgtcgatttgaataacatagttattactatgctatccgctagactacggtcttgatttatttataagactattagtcttttatacacctcagctacg
This genomic stretch from Vanessa atalanta chromosome 5, ilVanAtal1.2, whole genome shotgun sequence harbors:
- the LOC125064392 gene encoding elongation of very long chain fatty acids protein 7-like codes for the protein MASAAMFLYENLNYYIENPTVPETKDWFMAGNPLKVIILLACYLLFCLRLGPWYMKHRKPYELRNVIKIYNIFQILVSLYLFYEGTIYIFFTDFNFYCKGVDGVDSPSRLRVAKAIWLYYIVKIIDLMDTVFFVLRKSDRQITSLHVHHHTLMPIASWVALTFFPGGQGVLIGYINALVHAIMYTYYLLAGLGDKYKKYLWWKKYLTMLQLIQFTIIVVHNVNSLFYPCSFPFVLKLLCIFYGVVFLNMFGKFYYYNYVKSKNDKDVKNVPNKIKKSVVNKTH